A single region of the Saprospiraceae bacterium genome encodes:
- the thrA gene encoding bifunctional aspartate kinase/homoserine dehydrogenase I: MKVLKFGGSSVAKPERIKGIVEILKSYYVRGDQFTVVFSAFGGVTDMLINMSERAAEGDDRYLDMFEEFSERHSETARALLGQDYLQQVIPHLDNNHEVLRNLLYGIFLVREASTRTMDYVLSFGERNSAYIISFVLKQNGINASYLDARKIIKTDKSFSSAKVDFDLTYSNIRNHYKEHPEIQVVTGFIASAKGGLTTTLGRGGSDYTASLIAAGLNAKVIEIWTDVDGVLTADPRKVKRAFTIPTMTYAEAMEMSHFGAKVIYPPTLQPALQKGIPLYIKNTFNPAFLGTLISEKADPQGEAVKGISSIGDVALLTLSGSGLFGVPGIAARLFNSLAQAEINVILITQGSSEHAISFAIQPQLAIKAKKRVEKAFEYEMQMGIIDPIKVEDDLAVVAIIGENMRYRPGIAGRLFQALGKNGINTTAIAQGSSELNISVVISKNDEAKALNALHESFFLSDTQELHLFMVGVGLIGGTLLNQIRQQADYLKKNRSLEIKVIGLSNTKKMLFNENGIDLGRWKEDLNASTATTDLAAFVEKMKNFNLANTIFVDNTADDKIADFYEGILDASISISTPNKVATSSSYLQYQRLKKIAQKRDVQFMYETNVGAGLPIISTLRDLIISGDRITTIEGVLSGSLSFIFNTFKKGTSFSRIVKEAGEKGYTEPDPRIDLNGVDVRRKLLILAREAGMTLESEDIKIINILPEECQKAVSVEAFFEALEKVDDYFEQLQAEAAAKGQRLRMIAKLSEGEARIALEGVDDSHPFYGLSGSDNMIVFTTERYKERPLVVRGPGAGAEVTAAGVFAEIVTIGNYLS, from the coding sequence ATGAAGGTTTTAAAATTCGGTGGCTCTTCGGTTGCCAAACCAGAGCGAATCAAAGGTATCGTTGAAATCCTAAAGTCATACTATGTTCGAGGCGATCAATTTACGGTCGTGTTTTCAGCTTTTGGTGGTGTGACCGACATGTTGATTAATATGAGTGAACGAGCAGCTGAAGGTGATGATCGTTACCTGGATATGTTTGAGGAATTTAGTGAACGGCACTCGGAAACAGCGCGGGCTTTATTAGGGCAAGATTATCTTCAGCAAGTGATTCCTCACTTAGATAATAACCATGAAGTATTACGAAATTTGCTCTATGGTATTTTTTTGGTTAGAGAAGCTTCTACCCGAACGATGGATTATGTCTTGAGTTTTGGCGAGCGCAATTCAGCCTATATCATTTCCTTTGTCTTGAAGCAAAATGGAATCAACGCTAGCTATTTAGATGCGCGTAAAATTATAAAAACAGATAAGAGCTTCAGTTCAGCAAAAGTAGATTTTGATCTTACCTATTCCAATATTCGAAATCACTATAAAGAGCATCCTGAAATCCAAGTGGTGACTGGATTTATTGCATCGGCGAAGGGGGGGCTCACTACCACATTAGGCAGGGGGGGCTCGGACTATACGGCCTCTTTGATTGCTGCCGGACTTAATGCAAAGGTCATTGAGATTTGGACTGATGTAGATGGGGTATTAACAGCTGATCCACGGAAGGTAAAAAGAGCATTTACCATTCCAACTATGACTTATGCTGAGGCAATGGAAATGTCTCATTTTGGAGCCAAAGTAATTTACCCCCCTACCTTGCAGCCTGCTTTGCAAAAAGGTATCCCGCTTTATATAAAAAACACCTTTAATCCTGCTTTCCTAGGTACCTTGATTTCTGAAAAAGCAGATCCTCAGGGAGAAGCAGTGAAAGGGATTTCTTCGATTGGAGATGTTGCTTTGCTCACCCTTTCGGGAAGTGGATTGTTCGGTGTTCCTGGAATAGCTGCTCGCTTGTTCAATTCATTAGCCCAGGCTGAAATCAATGTCATTCTGATTACCCAGGGGTCATCGGAACATGCCATTAGTTTTGCCATTCAACCTCAGTTAGCTATCAAAGCAAAAAAGAGAGTTGAAAAGGCATTTGAATATGAAATGCAAATGGGAATCATTGACCCGATAAAAGTAGAAGATGATTTGGCGGTGGTTGCTATCATCGGAGAGAATATGAGGTATCGGCCAGGAATTGCGGGGCGACTTTTTCAAGCACTGGGCAAAAACGGGATCAATACTACGGCTATAGCACAAGGATCATCAGAGCTCAATATTTCGGTTGTAATTAGTAAGAATGATGAAGCGAAGGCATTGAATGCTTTGCATGAATCCTTTTTCTTATCGGACACCCAAGAGTTACATTTGTTTATGGTTGGCGTTGGTTTGATTGGGGGAACACTTTTGAACCAAATCAGGCAGCAGGCAGATTACCTCAAAAAAAACCGATCATTAGAAATAAAGGTAATCGGGCTTTCGAACACAAAAAAAATGCTGTTTAATGAAAACGGGATTGATCTTGGTAGATGGAAAGAAGATTTAAATGCCTCAACAGCAACAACTGATCTGGCTGCTTTTGTAGAAAAAATGAAAAACTTCAATTTGGCGAATACTATTTTTGTGGATAACACCGCAGATGACAAGATCGCCGATTTTTATGAAGGTATCTTAGATGCAAGCATTTCTATCTCTACACCAAATAAGGTTGCAACCTCCTCTTCCTATTTACAATATCAGCGCTTGAAAAAAATTGCCCAAAAGAGAGATGTGCAATTCATGTATGAAACCAATGTTGGAGCAGGCCTTCCAATTATTTCAACCTTGCGAGATTTGATCATTAGCGGCGATCGGATTACAACGATAGAAGGTGTGCTTTCGGGCTCTCTTTCTTTCATTTTTAACACCTTTAAAAAAGGCACTTCTTTCAGCCGTATTGTAAAAGAAGCTGGAGAAAAAGGATATACAGAACCTGATCCCCGCATTGATCTCAATGGTGTTGATGTTAGGCGAAAATTATTGATTTTGGCAAGAGAGGCAGGGATGACTTTAGAAAGCGAAGATATTAAAATTATAAATATATTACCAGAGGAATGCCAAAAGGCCGTTTCTGTCGAAGCATTTTTTGAAGCTTTGGAGAAAGTAGATGACTACTTTGAACAGTTACAAGCAGAAGCAGCGGCAAAAGGGCAGCGACTTAGAATGATAGCAAAGCTATCAGAAGGAGAAGCTAGGATAGCCTTAGAGGGGGTTGATGATTCGCATCCATTTTATGGATTAAGTGGAAGCGACAACATGATTGTCTTTACGACGGAGCGTTATAAAGAAAGACCCTTAGTCGTACGAGGTCCAGGGGCAGGAGCAGAAGTTACCGCAGCGGGTGTTTTTGCAGAGATTGTCACCATTGGCAATTATCTTTCTTGA
- a CDS encoding GH3 auxin-responsive promoter family protein, whose translation MRKFINQLFRSYYKQRYRSIQHYMQHPHEVQQALLKQLIETTRHTVWGKNYGYKHIHSIKDFMDRVPVNHYEDVKPYIQRMMYGEKDVLWSGQVRWFSKSSGTTSDKSKYIPVTSQSRKYCHIRGTWDTMTLFYHNRPDARQFECKSLLMGGSIERFPAYPKTMIGDVSAIMISHMPFVGRPFFIPDFNTALLSNWEEKLEKLAKIAAATPNLVMIGGVPTWTVVLLRRILELTKKQHLLEVWPAIQGYIHGGVSFIPYKEQFKSFFPSDTFSYQETYNASEGFFAVQDDFGTNDMLLLLDNGIYYEFLPVEEWNKEYPRAIPLSEVEVGKNYALVISTNAGLWRYILGDTIIFTSTYPYKIQVTGRTKQFVNAFGEEVMVDNTDKALAKTCEETHATVIDYTVAPVYFRQGERGRHEWLIEFEQAPANLALFSQLLDKNLQAINSDYEAKRFKSIALERLELRVLHPGTFQQWMRAKGKLGGQHKVPRLANDRKFIEEILSFADV comes from the coding sequence ATGAGAAAATTCATTAACCAACTTTTCCGGTCTTACTATAAACAGCGCTATAGAAGCATTCAGCACTATATGCAGCATCCGCATGAAGTTCAGCAAGCACTCCTAAAACAGCTCATCGAAACAACCCGGCATACGGTATGGGGTAAAAATTATGGTTATAAGCATATTCATAGCATAAAAGATTTTATGGACCGGGTTCCTGTTAATCATTACGAAGATGTCAAGCCTTATATTCAACGTATGATGTATGGTGAGAAAGACGTGCTTTGGAGTGGACAGGTTAGATGGTTCTCGAAATCGTCTGGAACGACTAGCGATAAAAGCAAGTACATTCCCGTTACAAGTCAAAGCCGAAAATACTGTCATATACGTGGAACCTGGGATACCATGACCCTATTTTATCATAATCGACCGGACGCCAGGCAATTTGAATGTAAGAGTTTGCTGATGGGAGGCTCGATTGAACGCTTTCCGGCTTATCCTAAAACTATGATTGGCGATGTATCGGCTATTATGATCAGCCATATGCCATTTGTCGGTAGACCTTTTTTTATCCCGGACTTTAACACTGCCTTATTGTCTAATTGGGAAGAAAAGCTGGAAAAACTAGCAAAGATTGCTGCTGCTACACCCAATCTCGTCATGATAGGAGGGGTACCTACTTGGACCGTGGTATTGTTGCGCAGAATTTTGGAATTAACAAAGAAGCAGCACCTGCTGGAAGTGTGGCCGGCCATACAAGGATATATTCATGGAGGTGTTAGTTTTATCCCTTACAAGGAGCAATTTAAATCCTTCTTTCCTTCAGACACCTTCAGTTACCAGGAAACTTATAATGCATCCGAAGGTTTTTTTGCTGTTCAGGATGATTTCGGGACTAATGATATGTTGTTATTATTGGATAATGGTATTTATTACGAATTCTTGCCGGTAGAAGAATGGAATAAAGAATACCCAAGGGCTATTCCCCTTTCAGAGGTAGAAGTCGGAAAAAATTATGCGCTGGTTATTAGCACTAATGCCGGATTATGGCGATACATACTGGGCGATACGATTATATTTACTTCTACCTACCCATACAAAATACAAGTAACAGGCCGGACCAAGCAATTTGTCAATGCTTTTGGGGAAGAGGTCATGGTAGACAACACTGATAAGGCCTTGGCTAAAACTTGTGAAGAAACCCATGCCACTGTCATAGACTATACGGTAGCCCCTGTTTATTTTCGGCAAGGGGAAAGAGGGAGGCATGAATGGTTAATTGAGTTTGAACAAGCTCCTGCCAATTTAGCGTTATTCAGTCAGCTCCTGGATAAAAATCTTCAGGCTATCAATTCCGACTATGAGGCAAAGCGTTTTAAGAGCATAGCTTTGGAGCGATTAGAACTCAGGGTTTTGCATCCGGGGACTTTTCAGCAGTGGATGCGTGCTAAAGGGAAATTAGGTGGTCAACACAAAGTTCCGCGTTTGGCCAATGATCGAAAATTTATTGAAGAAATCCTCTCTTTTGCTGACGTCTGA
- the uvrA gene encoding excinuclease ABC subunit UvrA, with amino-acid sequence MAKDNQNGISENGDIFAGDYIEVTGARVHNLKDINVRIPRNKLVVVTGISGSGKSSLAFDTIYAEGQRRYMETFTAYARQFIGEMERPDVENISGLSPVISIEQKTTGKNPRSTVGTITEVYDFMRLLFARIGEAYSFETGKKMVRYSEEQMKDLIFEQYEGRKILLLAPLVRGRKGHYRELFDQVRKQGFAKVRIDGEITDLKSGMQVDRYKIHDIEVVVDRLKVIADRRERIAESLQTSLRIGNGLLMVMEHDATDVTMLSKHLMDPISGISYEEPSPNSFSFNSPYGACPNCKGLGMMHKVDMDKVIPDDTKSINEIGIVPLGEVRDNMTFKQLRAIAKKYKFSFSTPLKDLPEKALDTILNGGDDSFEISVNYGKQDYSYNLAYEGLVQMLERWYKTSTSEKIRRWAEDFLSIDVCPECNGLRLKKESLHFKINDKNIAELAALDISDLHQWMEEVEAQLSERQKLIAKDILKEIRFRIGFLLHVGLDYLSLNRPARTLSGGESQRIRLATQIGSQLTGITYILDEPSIGLHQRDNQKLIESLKELAGIGNTVLVVEHDKDIMMASDYLIDLGPGAGQLGGELVGEGIPQQFIKNATVTSAYLNGREKIEVPKKRRKGNGHFLELTGATGNNLKDVSIKIPLGIFCCITGVSGSGKSTLINETLYPILRQHFYKSLKKPMPYESVKGLEHVDKVIEIDQSPIGRTPRSNPSTYTGVFTPIRKLFSDLPEAKIRGYKPGRFSFNVKGGRCEVCEGSGMRMIEMNFLPDVYVECENCLGKRYNRETREILYKGKSISDVLDMPVREAVDFFQNIPNIYRKLKTLNDVGLGYITLGQQATTLSGGEAQRVKLAEELSKRDTGNTVYILDEPTTGLHFQDIKQLLGVLNKLVNKGNTIIVIEHNMDVIKVADAIIDMGPEGGHRGGVVVGIGTPEAITQIKDSHTGYFLQHELS; translated from the coding sequence ATGGCAAAAGATAATCAAAACGGAATAAGTGAAAACGGCGATATTTTTGCTGGAGATTATATCGAAGTTACAGGGGCACGGGTACACAATTTAAAGGACATCAATGTCCGGATTCCGCGAAATAAGCTGGTGGTCGTGACCGGTATCAGTGGCAGTGGAAAATCCTCTCTTGCTTTTGATACCATATATGCAGAAGGGCAAAGGCGCTATATGGAAACCTTCACGGCTTATGCCCGTCAATTTATTGGCGAGATGGAGCGTCCTGATGTTGAAAACATTTCGGGGCTAAGTCCTGTCATCTCAATTGAACAAAAAACAACGGGTAAAAACCCTCGGTCAACGGTTGGAACCATTACAGAAGTTTATGATTTTATGCGGCTTTTATTTGCCCGTATAGGGGAGGCTTATTCCTTTGAGACAGGTAAAAAAATGGTGCGATATAGTGAGGAGCAAATGAAGGATCTCATTTTTGAACAATATGAGGGCCGCAAAATTTTGCTGCTGGCTCCCTTGGTTCGAGGCCGGAAGGGACATTATAGAGAGTTGTTTGATCAGGTTAGAAAACAAGGGTTTGCCAAAGTCAGAATTGATGGTGAGATTACCGATCTAAAATCGGGAATGCAAGTTGATCGTTACAAAATCCATGATATAGAGGTAGTTGTTGACCGCTTAAAAGTCATAGCAGACAGGCGGGAGCGGATTGCAGAATCCTTGCAGACCTCTTTGCGCATAGGCAATGGTTTACTGATGGTCATGGAACATGATGCTACGGATGTGACGATGTTGAGTAAACATCTAATGGATCCTATCTCTGGTATTTCTTACGAAGAACCTTCGCCCAATTCTTTTTCCTTTAACTCACCGTATGGGGCTTGTCCTAATTGTAAAGGGCTGGGAATGATGCACAAAGTGGACATGGACAAAGTCATTCCCGATGATACCAAGTCTATTAACGAGATAGGCATTGTTCCCTTGGGTGAAGTTCGGGATAATATGACTTTCAAGCAATTACGGGCGATTGCTAAAAAATACAAGTTTTCTTTTTCCACTCCGTTAAAAGACCTTCCCGAGAAGGCACTTGATACGATTTTGAATGGGGGAGATGATAGTTTCGAGATTTCCGTCAATTATGGAAAGCAGGATTATTCTTACAATCTGGCATATGAGGGTTTAGTTCAAATGTTGGAGCGATGGTATAAAACCTCGACATCGGAAAAGATTCGGAGATGGGCGGAAGATTTTTTGAGTATTGACGTTTGTCCGGAATGCAATGGCCTGCGGTTGAAAAAGGAATCGCTCCATTTTAAAATTAATGATAAAAACATTGCGGAATTAGCAGCGTTGGATATTTCGGATTTGCATCAATGGATGGAAGAGGTAGAAGCGCAATTGTCGGAACGACAAAAACTCATCGCAAAGGATATTTTAAAGGAGATTCGGTTCCGTATTGGTTTTTTATTGCATGTCGGGTTAGATTATTTGAGTTTGAACAGGCCTGCGAGAACTTTGTCTGGTGGAGAGTCTCAGCGAATACGGCTGGCAACCCAGATTGGATCTCAATTAACAGGTATAACCTATATTTTGGATGAACCGAGTATCGGCCTTCATCAGAGGGATAATCAAAAGTTGATAGAATCACTTAAAGAGCTTGCTGGAATAGGAAATACTGTTTTGGTAGTGGAGCATGATAAGGATATCATGATGGCTTCAGATTATTTGATTGATTTGGGACCTGGAGCCGGGCAACTAGGGGGAGAATTAGTAGGAGAGGGTATACCTCAGCAATTTATTAAAAACGCAACCGTAACTTCTGCTTATTTGAATGGCAGAGAGAAAATTGAAGTACCCAAAAAAAGAAGAAAGGGGAATGGTCATTTTTTAGAATTGACTGGAGCTACCGGAAATAACCTAAAAGATGTAAGTATTAAAATCCCGCTTGGCATTTTCTGTTGTATTACGGGTGTATCAGGTAGCGGAAAATCGACCTTGATTAATGAGACGCTTTATCCTATTTTGCGCCAACACTTTTATAAAAGTTTGAAAAAACCAATGCCTTATGAAAGCGTGAAAGGCTTGGAGCATGTCGATAAAGTTATTGAGATAGATCAATCGCCGATTGGGCGAACCCCTCGCTCCAACCCATCAACCTATACAGGTGTCTTCACCCCTATTCGAAAATTGTTTTCTGATTTGCCTGAAGCCAAAATTAGAGGGTACAAACCAGGGCGTTTTTCTTTTAATGTGAAAGGGGGAAGATGTGAGGTCTGCGAAGGGTCCGGTATGCGAATGATTGAAATGAACTTTTTACCAGACGTTTACGTAGAATGCGAAAATTGTCTGGGAAAACGCTATAATAGAGAAACGCGGGAAATTTTATATAAAGGCAAATCAATAAGTGATGTGTTAGACATGCCAGTAAGAGAAGCTGTCGATTTTTTTCAGAATATTCCGAATATATATAGAAAGCTAAAGACGCTGAATGATGTAGGGTTGGGTTATATCACCTTAGGGCAACAAGCCACAACATTATCTGGCGGAGAGGCCCAGCGGGTAAAATTGGCAGAGGAGTTATCCAAGAGAGATACAGGTAACACGGTCTATATTTTGGATGAGCCGACCACCGGATTGCATTTTCAAGATATCAAACAGTTGTTGGGGGTACTTAATAAATTAGTAAATAAAGGGAATACGATTATTGTGATAGAACATAATATGGATGTGATCAAGGTAGCGGATGCGATCATTGATATGGGACCAGAAGGAGGGCACCGAGGTGGAGTGGTGGTCGGAATTGGTACTCCCGAAGCGATTACTCAAATTAAAGATAGCCATACAGGGTATTTCCTGCAGCATGAACTAAGCTAA
- a CDS encoding purine-nucleoside phosphorylase, with translation MLFDQIQEAINFLKAQVDFSPKFGIILGTGLGELAEDIAQVAAIDYKDIPYFPVSTVASHKGQLIFGYLDGVAVVAMAGRFHYYEGYSMKQVTFPVRVLKFLGIQRLIISNAAGGTNPDYAAGDIVFVRDHINMQPEHPLRGENDERLGPRFPDMLATYDRGLNARAMAIAKANNIRAHEGVYLGLQGPSLETPAEYNFIHALGGDLVGMSTIPEVLVARHMDLPVFVLSVVTNKCYPLSAIRTTTLEDVIATAKSAEPKMRKIVKTLLLEL, from the coding sequence ATGCTTTTCGACCAAATACAAGAAGCCATAAATTTTTTAAAAGCACAGGTGGATTTTAGTCCCAAATTTGGAATTATTCTTGGTACTGGGCTAGGAGAGTTGGCTGAAGATATAGCGCAAGTAGCAGCTATTGATTATAAAGATATACCTTATTTTCCCGTTTCTACCGTTGCTAGTCATAAGGGGCAATTGATCTTTGGATATTTAGACGGGGTTGCTGTGGTGGCTATGGCCGGCCGCTTTCACTATTACGAGGGATATAGTATGAAGCAAGTCACCTTTCCTGTCCGGGTGCTTAAGTTTTTAGGCATTCAACGCCTTATTATTTCAAATGCAGCTGGAGGAACTAATCCCGATTATGCAGCTGGAGATATTGTTTTTGTTCGTGATCATATCAACATGCAACCTGAGCATCCATTGCGCGGAGAAAATGATGAACGTTTAGGTCCACGTTTTCCAGATATGCTGGCGACCTATGATCGAGGTCTAAATGCAAGAGCTATGGCCATTGCAAAAGCCAATAACATTCGAGCGCACGAAGGTGTCTATCTGGGTTTACAAGGTCCAAGTTTAGAGACACCTGCAGAGTACAATTTCATTCATGCGCTAGGAGGAGACCTTGTCGGAATGTCTACTATTCCTGAAGTTTTGGTTGCCCGCCATATGGATTTGCCTGTCTTTGTTCTGTCTGTGGTAACCAATAAATGTTACCCTTTATCAGCTATTAGAACAACTACATTAGAAGATGTAATCGCCACAGCGAAATCAGCAGAACCCAAAATGAGGAAAATCGTAAAAACCTTGTTGTTAGAATTATAA
- a CDS encoding COX15/CtaA family protein, with translation METEVATVRKDKPLSTYPAVVKIWLIIGLVMIFFQVVIGGVTRLTGSGLSITKWEIVTGTFPPLNAQQWDEAFDLYKATPQYQKINDGMSLSEFKFIFFWEYFHRLWARSMGFVFIIPLMLFWRKKWIDPPLLKRLGMVFFIAAVVASFGWIMVASGLNNRPWVNAYKLSMHLSLAFILYSYLLWTIFTVVSPASKVINNKMLKTGAYWILSFLSLQIILGGIVSGMKAGLFYPTWPDMNGEWFPAILFDSAQWHVGNFVQYDAGPFMAALIQVLHRSTAYVLTIMILAYFFKAIRLPTSAQFKLGLYLLVSMLIIQLLLGIFTLINALGTIPVGLGVMHQAGALVLLSIILFLLFQLRSVKNYENVENYVEKL, from the coding sequence ATGGAAACTGAAGTAGCCACGGTCCGCAAAGACAAACCTTTGAGTACCTATCCCGCAGTAGTTAAGATATGGTTGATTATAGGTCTTGTTATGATCTTCTTCCAAGTCGTTATAGGTGGTGTCACAAGACTTACTGGCTCTGGTTTGTCTATTACCAAATGGGAGATTGTAACGGGGACCTTCCCACCGCTTAATGCCCAACAATGGGACGAAGCTTTTGATTTATACAAAGCTACCCCCCAATACCAAAAGATAAATGATGGGATGAGTTTGAGTGAATTCAAATTCATTTTTTTCTGGGAATACTTTCATCGATTGTGGGCAAGGTCGATGGGTTTTGTTTTTATCATTCCTTTAATGCTATTCTGGCGTAAAAAATGGATTGATCCCCCCTTGCTTAAACGCTTAGGTATGGTTTTCTTCATAGCTGCTGTAGTTGCTTCATTTGGTTGGATAATGGTTGCTAGTGGATTAAATAACCGGCCTTGGGTAAATGCTTATAAGCTCAGTATGCATCTTTCACTAGCATTCATCTTGTACAGCTATTTATTGTGGACAATTTTCACAGTGGTGTCCCCTGCTAGTAAAGTTATTAACAATAAAATGTTGAAAACAGGAGCATATTGGATCCTTTCTTTTCTTTCCTTGCAAATAATACTAGGTGGTATTGTTTCTGGAATGAAAGCTGGATTATTCTACCCTACCTGGCCGGATATGAACGGTGAGTGGTTTCCTGCTATTCTCTTTGATAGTGCTCAATGGCATGTTGGTAACTTTGTGCAATACGATGCAGGACCCTTTATGGCAGCCTTGATTCAAGTTTTGCACAGAAGTACAGCTTATGTATTGACAATCATGATATTAGCTTATTTCTTTAAGGCAATAAGGCTCCCTACTTCGGCTCAATTTAAACTTGGGTTATACCTGTTAGTAAGTATGTTAATAATTCAATTGCTATTAGGTATATTTACTTTAATTAATGCGTTAGGAACAATTCCGGTCGGCTTAGGTGTGATGCATCAGGCGGGAGCATTGGTGCTGCTAAGCATTATCTTATTTCTACTGTTTCAGCTAAGGAGTGTTAAAAATTACGAAAATGTGGAAAACTATGTGGAAAAATTGTAG
- a CDS encoding SOS response-associated peptidase, with amino-acid sequence MCGRFSFVTSKEKIKQQLGEQMETGVNLRISFNVAPTQHAYVVTNDKPNMLQYLTWGLIPYWSKEEESAGKLINARQEGIFSKPSFRIPIRKRRCLVLADSFYEWKKIGDQKIPYRIFHKNGDLLVLAGIWDIWHKDAYAVKSFSIITTPPNKEMSSVHNRMPVVLQQKADQKKWLGEISLDETVQLMQTPADGLLDMYQVSTKVNNVRNDSPDLHQKLAEPPTLF; translated from the coding sequence ATGTGCGGGCGTTTTTCTTTCGTAACCTCTAAGGAAAAGATTAAACAACAATTGGGCGAACAGATGGAAACTGGCGTAAATTTGCGAATTAGTTTCAATGTTGCACCTACCCAGCATGCTTACGTAGTCACCAATGATAAGCCTAATATGTTACAATACCTGACATGGGGGCTCATCCCTTATTGGTCAAAAGAAGAAGAAAGTGCCGGGAAATTGATTAATGCCAGGCAAGAAGGCATCTTTTCGAAACCTTCCTTTCGTATTCCTATTCGAAAACGCCGTTGCCTGGTTCTTGCTGATAGTTTTTATGAATGGAAAAAAATAGGTGACCAAAAGATTCCTTATCGCATCTTTCACAAAAATGGTGATCTCTTAGTGTTGGCCGGTATTTGGGATATTTGGCATAAGGATGCTTATGCTGTTAAAAGTTTTTCTATCATTACAACGCCACCCAATAAGGAAATGAGTAGTGTACATAATCGCATGCCAGTTGTATTGCAACAAAAAGCAGATCAGAAAAAATGGTTAGGGGAGATTTCCCTTGATGAAACCGTTCAACTCATGCAAACACCAGCAGATGGCTTATTGGATATGTATCAGGTATCAACCAAGGTGAATAATGTTCGGAATGACTCTCCAGATTTGCACCAGAAACTAGCGGAGCCTCCCACTTTGTTTTAG
- a CDS encoding zinc-dependent metalloprotease — MQKDIQKDALLSDRLFQQELRIQQWIKEHSNILEERSSYTIPVVVHVLWNTPAENISDERIIAAIEALNEDYSASNHDLDKVPAIFQPLVAAIDIQFCLATKAADGSATSGITRTRTFVDSMSIRDVYYTAGEGHDAWDTNKYLNIWVANLKEGPVGFGSCPGQKIPEEDGIVIDYEVFGLNNHPRLNLGRTLTHEVGHYFCLLHLWGNKLFADCDEDDHIADTPRQDNNFSGRCPDVEGVEPESCGSADMYMNFMNFTNDECLHLFTKGQKLRMLASLLGPRRTLLNSDACQNIMQPDPEKGIVYIGPNPTSGIIYLNTYLAAESDIELDLFTAQGQLVYRYHTLAVNTYFSHLIDGQQLSTGLYILSLRIGQQREIHKIIIK, encoded by the coding sequence TTGCAAAAAGATATTCAGAAAGATGCCTTATTATCTGATCGCCTTTTCCAGCAAGAGCTTCGAATTCAACAATGGATAAAAGAACATTCCAATATACTTGAAGAGCGGTCTTCTTATACCATTCCGGTGGTAGTTCATGTATTGTGGAATACACCAGCAGAAAATATTTCTGATGAACGGATCATAGCAGCTATTGAAGCCTTGAATGAGGATTATTCGGCTTCAAATCATGACTTAGATAAAGTACCAGCTATTTTTCAACCCTTAGTAGCAGCGATAGATATACAATTTTGCCTGGCGACTAAAGCGGCCGATGGTAGTGCCACTAGTGGGATTACTCGTACAAGAACCTTTGTAGATAGCATGAGTATTAGGGATGTTTATTATACAGCTGGAGAGGGGCATGATGCTTGGGATACAAATAAATACTTGAATATCTGGGTAGCAAACCTAAAAGAAGGCCCGGTAGGGTTTGGAAGTTGTCCAGGCCAAAAAATACCCGAAGAAGACGGAATTGTTATAGACTATGAAGTCTTTGGTTTGAATAATCATCCCCGCCTAAACCTTGGCCGGACCCTGACTCACGAAGTTGGACATTATTTTTGTCTATTACATCTTTGGGGCAATAAACTATTCGCGGATTGCGATGAAGACGACCATATCGCCGACACCCCAAGGCAAGATAATAATTTTAGTGGAAGATGTCCTGATGTAGAGGGAGTGGAACCCGAGAGCTGCGGGAGTGCAGATATGTATATGAATTTCATGAACTTCACGAATGACGAATGTCTTCATCTATTTACCAAGGGACAAAAATTGAGAATGCTGGCATCTTTGCTCGGTCCACGCCGAACTTTATTAAATTCGGATGCTTGCCAAAACATCATGCAACCTGACCCTGAAAAAGGAATCGTATACATAGGACCTAATCCTACTTCGGGGATCATCTATTTAAACACCTATCTAGCAGCTGAATCAGACATTGAACTTGATTTATTCACGGCCCAGGGGCAACTTGTTTATCGCTACCATACCTTAGCGGTAAATACGTATTTTAGTCATCTTATTGATGGGCAACAGTTGAGTACTGGCTTATATATTTTATCACTAAGGATTGGACAACAAAGAGAGATACATAAAATAATAATAAAGTGA